The Myxococcota bacterium genome has a segment encoding these proteins:
- a CDS encoding HIT family protein: protein MNATAEKFGYPGTLVAELEHWLVLARPAQPTLGSLVLVHKGEATRLGALPAAASTELGVACDRIERALASAFAHDKVNYLALMMVDPDVHFHVLPRYAGEREFAGGRFADERWPGPPDVTHALALDDAQRAALVDHLRAHFARAR from the coding sequence GTGAACGCGACCGCCGAGAAGTTCGGATACCCGGGAACGCTCGTCGCCGAGCTCGAGCACTGGCTCGTGCTCGCGCGCCCGGCACAGCCGACGCTCGGGAGCCTCGTCCTGGTCCACAAGGGCGAGGCGACGCGCCTCGGCGCGCTCCCGGCCGCGGCGTCGACCGAGCTCGGCGTGGCGTGCGACCGCATCGAGCGCGCGCTCGCGTCGGCCTTCGCCCACGACAAGGTCAACTACCTCGCGCTGATGATGGTCGACCCCGACGTCCACTTCCACGTGCTCCCGCGCTATGCGGGCGAGCGCGAATTCGCGGGCGGGCGCTTCGCGGACGAGCGCTGGCCGGGGCCTCCGGACGTCACGCACGCGCTCGCGCTCGACGACGCGCAGCGCGCCGCGCTCGTCGACCACCTGCGCGCGCACTTCGCGCGCGCGCGCTGA